From Methanosarcinales archaeon:
GCAGGAAATGGATTTGAAAGGTCTGAAACTGGTCAAACCGGAACTTGTGCATCTGACCCTGAAATTCCTGGGCGACATTACCGAATCCCAGGTAGAACCCATCTCAACTGCCCTCTCTGAAATTCACTGCACACCTTTCAATTCCAGGATTGCCGGAGTGGGTGTGTTTCCCAATCCCAGTTACATCAAAGTGGTATGGCTGGGTGCTCACGGTGAGTTTGACCTGCTGCACAGTGAAGTGGAACGGGTACTGAAAGAATTCAGGTTCAAAAAGGATAAGGGAAAATTTACTGCTCATGCCACACTGGCCCGAGTCAAGTACCTGGACGAATCATCAAAATCACAAATAGCCCATATATTAGCCAAGCTGCAGGATGTGGACCTGGGTGAGTTGCAGGTAAAAACTATCACTTTAAAGAAGAGTACTCTTACCCCCAAAGGGCCCATATACGAGACACTAAAGGAAATTCCACTTCATGAATGATCAAGATAAAATATTATATGAGGTCCTGGCAAGGATTAAGCCTACCTCTGATGAGCAACAGAAAATGCAAGAAGTAGCTGAAAATATCATATCTCTTGTTGATAAGGTAGCTTTGGACCTTGGATTATCTGAAGTGAACGGCCTTCTTGTGGGTTCAGCAGCCAGAGGTACATGGATAACTGGTGAACACGACCTGGATATTTTTATTTCATTTCCAGACGAAACAACTGAAGCTGACCTTAAGACCGTTGGGCTGGAAATTGCCAGAAAGGTCGCTGAGGATGCTAGTGATTATGAGGAACGATACGCAGAGCATCCCTACATCCATGCCAACTTCAATGGTTTCGAGGTTGACCTGGTACCCTGTTTCAGGGTATCCAGTGCAGCACAGATAAAATCAGCAGTGGACAGAACGCCATTTCATAACCAGTTCATATTATCCAGGATCAAAGAGCTTGAAAATGACGTACTGTTATTGAAACAATTCATGAAAGGTGCCGGAGTATATGGTTCTGACCTCAAGACCGGTGGTTTTTCAGGATATCTGGCCGAGCTGCTGGTCATCTATTACGGATCATTCCTGAAGGTGCTGGTTGCCGCAGACAACTGGAAATTTGGAACCATAATAGACATAATCGGACACGGTACAAAATTACATGATGATGCCCTGGTCGTGATCGATCCAACAGACCCTGCCAGGAATGTGGCCGCAGCACTCACCCTGGACAAAATGGCAGAATTCGTCGATGCATCACGAGAGTATCTGATACGTCCTGGTCTGGCACATTTCTTCCCCCAGCCTATTGAACCTATTAACAATGAGGAATTTGAAGGTATCCTGGCTGCACGCGGGACCTCAATCGTGGCTCTGGTGTTTGACAGGCCTGATTTGGTGGATGATATTGTATATCCTCAACTGTTCATGCTCCATAAAAGTATCAGGAACCTGGTTGAACGACATGGGTTTTCGGTATTTGAAGGGGATGTGTGGGCAGGGAAGACGAAAGCTGCTGTTGTACTTGAAATGCTCACATCGTACTTACCCCCTGTAAAAAAACACCACGGTCCACCCATATTTTCCAGACAACACGCCAGGGACTTCAAGGAAAAATACGAGCATACTGGTCACTCCCGGGTATATATCGAGAACGGACGGTATATAGTTGATATACCCAGACAATATACTGATGTTGTTGACCTGATCAGGCACGAAATCCATTCATGCAAATTAGGGAAACATGTGGGTGTAAGTATCAAGTCAGGATTTTATGTGGTTAATGACTCAGAACTGTTGAAGATCAACTCTGAAAATTTCAGGGTATTTTTGAATACATTTTTTTAATTTAGAAAAAAATAAAAAAAAGCAGGCTTTGTGCCTACTTATCCATATACATAGATACTGAGTTGAATTTAATCAGTTGACCATAATCGCTGGGTCCAAGGTCCTCTTTATTTATCGACCCGGTGGCTGTAGCTTCCCTGTACAATGTATTATCGCTGTACTTCGACATAAAGTCATCGTACTTTGAAATATACTTTGAGCTGCTCTTCATAACATTACCTTCACCTGTCCATTGGGCAGCGATGGTTACGGTTTCTATAGTATAAGTATCCGTATTCGAATCAGAAACATAGAGCTCGATGTCAACAGGAGAAAGAGTTGCGGAATTAAGTTTTTTATCTATTGTAAAAACATCCTCCTGGGTAAACATATAACCCCACTTGTCAGACCAGACACCTGTATTTTCATCATATGTAAAGATATAAACAGAGATATCGGTCCCTTCATTACTCGTTGTTGCTTGAATGAATTTATCGGTATATACACCATCGTTATCTTCATACCAATCTGCATATGCAGCCATACCTTTGTCTCGATAGATTGACTTAGAATCGAATGCTTCAGCACTTATGGTCAGCGAAAGCAGAACCATAAGCACAAACATGCCTGTAAATAGTTTCTTCATATTTTATCCTCCTTATCTGATATACCCATCTTTGAAAGTGCGATAAATAATAACCGAGCACACTGGCCGGATTATCGATAGATTATTTTTCATTTCTAATCCCCTTTCCATCGCACCCCTCTGGTATACATAGTTTTATAATGGAATCATACCATATTTAGAAAAATTTACTACTAATGTATTACAAAAAATACCGCAGAGTAGTAATTATTTAAATTGATATTATTACGCGTAATACGAGGGGGAAAAAATGAAAATTCGGAGAACTATTTCTATAGATAAGAATGATCTTGCGACTCTAAAACCGATTCTTGACTCCAATGGCAATAACCTTAGTCTCGCCATCAGACAACTAATTGATAATTACCGGCTAGAGGATAATTTGAAAAAGATAACCAGTGACCAGCAAAGAGTGATCATGTTGAGAAACGAAATTATCGAGAACAAGGTTGCAAGTCTTATCCCGATCCCACTGGTCAAATGGCTGGTAAAAAGAAGCCTGGGGGTCCCTCCTCTGGGTACTTTCAGGGGTATATTGGAAAAATATCCGAGGCTGCTGGGAAAAAGTAGTTTAACTTTTGAAGAATATATCAAAGCTATCAATACCCATGGAGATATATTTGGATACCAGATCACACAGCAAACTGAGATAAGTCCGGATCTTAAGAGGATCCGCATCTCATTCGAGACCGAAGACCCTGAACACTTAAAAGGGATAGTCATTAGCTATTCATGCTTGCTGGCCCATTACCCCCTTAATTTGATAACTAAAAAGGTTGTGGAATCCCCCAGTCTCATCATAATAGACTACGAACAATGCAACAGCGAAGAAGAGGCCTACAGTTCAGTCATGGATCATTTTGGATACAACCAGATGATCATGGATGAGATATTAAATAATATCAAATTCTGGAGGAGACTCGTTTATATCCTGAAAGCTGACAATTATCAGGATATTATTATCAGCAGGGACATCTTCCTTCAACTCTTTAAATCCCATGATTTTTCTGATGACCTTTGCAGCCTTATAACCATGATATATAGCGTGTCAATTGAGGATGCGGACTGCCATGATATTATCAGATACATCTCGGAGATATGTGAGACTAACGGGCTAATAATTAGAATTGAACACAACGATAATGAAATAAAGATATTTCACAGATTCAATGAAATTGACATTATCAATATAGTAAATGACACCATAATCAGGATCCTGGAAATATCAGGCAACCACTTCAATCTCAAAAAAAGCGGAAAGGTTACCATGTTCAACAGGATGTAATAATATGTGTCTAAATCGGAATTGGGAATAATCTGAAGTTTTTTAATTATCATCCCGGTATAACTGATGTAACTCCAATGTCTGCTGTACGATCTCCATTACAGTATTAGACGGTTCATCGATTGTAATTTTCACCCTTTTGAGCAATGCTGTAAATATTGAGATAACGGAATCGGCCAGAGCCTGATAGTTATATCCCCCCCTCCAGTGCCAGTACTAGTCTCCCCCCTGACAGTTCTTCTGCCAGGGACTGCACCACTCCGGTCATTAAAGCGTAGCCCTCAGATGTCAGGTTCATGCCTGCAAGTGGATCGTCCCTGTGTCCGTCCTGTCCCGCACTTACAAATATAATATCTGGCCTGAACTGGCGGGAGACAGGTAAGAGAACTTTTTCAAATACGTACATATAATCAGCATCCCCTGCCCCATGTGGAAGGGGTACATTGATTGTAAATCCTTCTCCTTTACCAGCCCCTGCTTCATTTATTCTGCCGGTCCCCGGATAATGCGGATACTGATGAATTGAAAAATACAATACCGAATCATCCTCATAGAAAGCCTTCTGGGTCCCGTTTCCGTGATGTACATCCCAGTCAACTATCAATACTTTTTCCAGCCCCTTTGCCTGGGCATACCTGGCAGCTATGGCCACGTTATTGAACAGGCAAAAACCCATTCCCCTGTCAGGTTCAGCATGATGACCGGGGGGGCGCACCAGTGCGAACACACTATCCAGACCTCCAATTACGGCATCTACGGCAGCTATCACACCTCCCGCAGCCAGGAGTGCAGTTTTGAACGAATGTTTAGATGTTGGTGTGTCAGGGTCCAGAGGCATCCCAATTGAAGAGAAATCCTTGACCATCTGGATATAATCTGAAGAATGGATGTACCTGATCTGGCCGATATTTGCTAAAATCGGTTCGATCCTGATCAGGGAATCAATAAGAGCGGTCTTATCAAGACCATCCATTATGGCCACGAGGCGTCCGGCATTCTCAGGATGTCTGCCGATATTGTGTTTTAAAAAGTCCGTATGATATACATAACCAACCTTCATTAAATTAAAAACGATGGATGACTTAAAAAATTTATTGATTAAAGTCTGGTAAGATCGATGAAACCTGCCAGGTTGACCACGCCTACTGCAGCTACCACTTCACCTTTCTTATCTTTGATCGGAGAGACAATTACAGGAGTATCCTTATAAGGACCTTCATCAGCAAATCCGTGGACGATCTCTCCTTTTTCAAGTGCCAGTTCCAGATATTTGCCAGTATAATCGGTATCAATGACCTGGTTATTCTCGATCCTCAATCCCTTTTTGTTCTTACTTCTCATAGTAATAGGAAGCCCAACAGCAGAATATATTGCCATTGCCAATGACTCCAGGTCTTTTGATGTTGAATCTTTGGTAAGCTCTATTCCTTCCATAGTAAGATGTGAAATGAGTATCAAATATATAAAGGCTTTGAAAATATGGAACCGATTATCTCAGGCTCATACTGCATCCGGCACCCTGTCCGATCCCTTCATCAACCCTTAATTCAAGAGACGTGATGTTCTTTGCAAACCCATTACTATTGAGACCTGATCCGATCTCTGCCAGCAAATATTTGCACAAATCCTCTGCACTTACCGAAGAGATTGGCAATAGCATGACATCTTCTCTGGGCAGCATATAATGTTTGCAGCTTCTAATAACATCGATGTTATAATGTTGTGCATCTTCCGTTATCTTCAATCTGGGGTCGTTTTTTGCAACCAATACTCTATGGTCCAGGGTATCGCAAACATCCCTGACAATATTTTTAAGTTCTTCAAAATCTATTATGAATTCACCTCTCTGGCTACCTTCCACACGTACAGATACAGCATATGTGTGACCGTGTAATTTTCCGCATTTTTGATGGTCTGGAATAAAATGACAGGCAGAAAACCTGAGTTTTGCCTTCCAGCCGTCAAGTTCTATGAACAATTTTTTTTCACCTGGGAGAGGTTTAAGGACTTTTCTACCAATAAACCCTTGCTATGGCCAGAAACCAGAAGGATTATTTTTACCACAAGGCAAAGAATGAGGGGTACCGGTCCAGAGCCTCATACAAGCTCAGGCAGATCAATGAGAAACATCAGATCATAAAACCTGGTGATTCTGTGGTAGACCTGGGTGCGGCCCCGGGTGGCTGGCTCCAGATGGCAAAAGAACTCTCTGGCGGCCGCGTGGTCGGAGTGGACCTGCAAAAGATTGATCCTATTGAAGGTGTTGAGACAATGAAAGGGGATATCACATCCGAGAAGACTCTCAAAAGGATCGAGGAGATCATAGGCGAACAAGGTGCAGATGCAGTGATATGCGACGCAGCACCCAA
This genomic window contains:
- the thpR gene encoding RNA 2',3'-cyclic phosphodiesterase, whose translation is MIRTFIAVELPHSMKELIESIQQEMDLKGLKLVKPELVHLTLKFLGDITESQVEPISTALSEIHCTPFNSRIAGVGVFPNPSYIKVVWLGAHGEFDLLHSEVERVLKEFRFKKDKGKFTAHATLARVKYLDESSKSQIAHILAKLQDVDLGELQVKTITLKKSTLTPKGPIYETLKEIPLHE
- a CDS encoding CCA tRNA nucleotidyltransferase, producing the protein MNDQDKILYEVLARIKPTSDEQQKMQEVAENIISLVDKVALDLGLSEVNGLLVGSAARGTWITGEHDLDIFISFPDETTEADLKTVGLEIARKVAEDASDYEERYAEHPYIHANFNGFEVDLVPCFRVSSAAQIKSAVDRTPFHNQFILSRIKELENDVLLLKQFMKGAGVYGSDLKTGGFSGYLAELLVIYYGSFLKVLVAADNWKFGTIIDIIGHGTKLHDDALVVIDPTDPARNVAAALTLDKMAEFVDASREYLIRPGLAHFFPQPIEPINNEEFEGILAARGTSIVALVFDRPDLVDDIVYPQLFMLHKSIRNLVERHGFSVFEGDVWAGKTKAAVVLEMLTSYLPPVKKHHGPPIFSRQHARDFKEKYEHTGHSRVYIENGRYIVDIPRQYTDVVDLIRHEIHSCKLGKHVGVSIKSGFYVVNDSELLKINSENFRVFLNTFF
- a CDS encoding DUF2111 domain-containing protein codes for the protein MELTKDSTSKDLESLAMAIYSAVGLPITMRSKNKKGLRIENNQVIDTDYTGKYLELALEKGEIVHGFADEGPYKDTPVIVSPIKDKKGEVVAAVGVVNLAGFIDLTRL
- a CDS encoding 6-pyruvoyl tetrahydropterin synthase family protein — its product is MFIELDGWKAKLRFSACHFIPDHQKCGKLHGHTYAVSVRVEGSQRGEFIIDFEELKNIVRDVCDTLDHRVLVAKNDPRLKITEDAQHYNIDVIRSCKHYMLPREDVMLLPISSVSAEDLCKYLLAEIGSGLNSNGFAKNITSLELRVDEGIGQGAGCSMSLR